The stretch of DNA TGATATTTGGAAGTAAATTACTTAAATAAAGAGCACGTGCATCTTGCCACTACTGGTATAACTTCTTTTACTGCTTTTATAACGAGTTAACTATTACCTCAATTACATATATGTGTAGCTTTCTTGATCTGTTATATGGTATTGTAGAGTACAACAATTACGTCATGGCAGTTGTCACCTTCTAACATTCTGTTACTAAATATTAGTTTGGAAAacattaaaaagatgtatgctTCTACTTTCGAGttacaaataaataaataaatataaatgTTACAAATCAATTATTATGGATCAATAGCTAAGTAGCGGCTTGACTATGATATCCGTTGAGCTTTGACATGCCCTTCATCATGTTGTCAATATCCCAAACACCGTTACCATTGATGATAATATATTTAACCCTGACGATTATTAGGATATGTTTGCTAGGCCTTCTCCAATGGTCGCTCCAAAAATATTTTATTGGTAAAGTTCAATCAAATAGGTAAAATTAAACGGCTTCACCCAAAAAATCCATATGAAATCTCAGAACGAGTTACATTAGAGAGTAGGAGAAAAAAACGGCTTTAACCAGCTTTTCCTCCCTTTCTCAAATTCTAAAGTGTTCTCATAATTACCATATTACCATTAAGAAGCTGCTTTGCAAAAAAAAACTGTTTTGACTCCACCAAAATATGGTTTCACCATTGAAGCCAAAACTAAATCAGTTTTAAAATCTTTTTAAAAAAGTCAGTTTTAGAAGGAGTCGAAGCCCTACCAAAATTGTTATTAGTGTTAAATTTAGGGAGTGTGTTGACAACCCCCAAAAAATTATTGGAATGGCTATGGAGAAGCACAATGTAATAGTATTAGCTTGAGGAACAACTATAATTAAAAGAAAGGAGAGGAAAAAAAATTAACACGAGTCAGATTCCAAGAGGGTGATAACGACCATAGATGATGATGAGCATAAAGAAGGTCATACCTTGCCGGCTAAAATAGTAAATTTGTAGATGACGTACACGGCACGTGATGGGGGAAAAGGTTGCAGCAGCCATAAGACAATATAGGTGCATATAATATGTATGAAGTTTTAAGAATTGGGGATTGGAGAATAAAGCAACACAACTAGCTACCCGCGCTATTTGCGCATAccaccttgctagttatatTAATAAAGGAGTTTTAAAAGAAGCCACCATGTTCGCTGAGAGGATCTAAAAATTCCCACATTAATAAGAAAAATGAAGGATTTTCACCGTTAgattttatgaagatctaaTGGTGTAGACTAATCTAAGGAATCTATATCGAATACGACTACTAAATATATCTATATAAAAAAAGCTAAAAGTGATTTCAATACGAATTGGAGCCAATCACTAGTACATGCCATCCATATTCAGTATTAATTACCATATATCACGTTGAATTAATTTGGCAAGCATATTCACGTGTACCCAAAAGCTTGCCAGGCACaatctcccatggtaacacATGTCCATGCATAATTTTCTATGCACCATCATTATTTTCGTGCAGATAAGTTGTAGTATATCCACGGCTGCAAGATGTTTATTCTTTTCACCTCACCCAATCAAATAGAGTTATCATTTGGTCCCATGAAAATAAATGGTGTaaaattttcttttttttcaccAATTGACATGAGAATTTCTGGCACATTAGAATGAACGTGGTGATATTTTAATTTGCAAGTATTAATTTTCACGGGCACTGCTTCTTTCGAAGCCCTTTTGCTTTGTAGGTGGTTATAGCAATGCTCTCCACCATGTTGAGGGCGTTCATTTTCGAGGATTAGAAATTGCCATGTTgtcagaaaaaaagaaagatctACAGTTTTTAATTTATTATAGGCCCACGAAATACTGTATTAAACTGTTAATCACATCAACAGTTCAACACTAGAGACTTCATAAGCTATGCAGTCAAATGTTTGAATTAAAAAAAATGAAAGGAAACTGAGCGATCAATGTTGTTACATAGATTTGTGTGAAGCTAAGTTATTAGAAAATCAACATCCAATATTTCCTTAAAAAAAATCCCGCATGTATTAATCATTTTAATACTTAAGTGTGATACAAAGTCATGATATTCGCTTATAGAGCATATAAATTACCATGTTAGCCCGTGAAAAATAAATAGAGAAATCTCCACAATTGATCCCAGTAGGACCGTATCATAATGGCTCGGATTATTTGATACTGAGTAAAGTACAAGAGTATAACCctaatttaaaataaatcttaACCTCATATCAAATACAAATATAACCTTCAGCGGAAGGAAAATGTTAGAGATGAGAGCTTATTACAATGCCGAGGAAACGAGAGAGCAAAAGACTGATGTTTGAAGACGACGTGGCAAGGATGTGGAATGACTGGATGAGGAGCAGTGTGAGACCTCGATCAATAAGGAGCGACGAACCAAGATCTACACAATGGTGGGCATGATGCATAGCCGCACATGGCATACATGCTTGCTAGAAAAGGGTAAAATAAATAGGTTGGGCATGATATTAGCACGATGTCAAGGCAGTGGTGCTCCAATGCTGGAAAGATAGTGCAACTGAAAGCACCCATTTGTCAAGTGCAGACGATTGACTAGGATGTCACCTTTTGTAAGCTGCAGGTGTCTTTGGAACATAAAACCAAGACAACAAGAATACTTCACGTGTTTGAACGATACTCCTAGGAGAAGCGATCGGCGTGAAAAATAAAACTCTCCAGTGGTTGCATTGCAACATTGTATCACCGGAGTTGCAAACAAAGTGTTCAAAGATAACACACCTACAACTATTATTACCTCAAGAGTGCAATGTATAAGCGCCCCATAGAATCCAATAGGGTATGAAAAGTGAAAGGAGTCGATGATTTCCACTATACCATGGATTATCGCCCTAACGTCGGTATAAAGGAAGATCTGTTGAGCATATGTGAGAAATTGGAAGGTATATATGATGCACGTGATGGAAGGTAGAAAGACTACCCAACTTTGGGGTGGACACACTAGGTAGTTGTGATGGCGGTGAAATTGAAAGAGATTAGAAGATAGAGAAATAGATAAATAAATCAATTTTCCTAGAAGGAAGAAGATGACCAATTACAAAGAGATTGGAGTAGGTCCTGAGGGTATATCCCCTATTATTTTCCAAATAATTTATAATTAAGAGGTTTTTATAAAAGTATATGAATATTAAAGGGATTAAATATATAAAATTAACCATAATTGTATATCCACGGTGGGTCCAGAAAAACAATAGAATTAAGAAAAGTTAGCAGTTTGTTTTTCATAGACTTTGGAATATAAAGTAACTAGACAATACTCTATATCAACAACATATAAATAAATATTAAACCTTTATTAGTATAAAACCTAAATTTATCTTGAATAAAGAATTTGAAATATAATTGAATAAATATAGTCATGCTATTTGCGCAGTTGCTTCACTTGGAAAGTGCAGTAATAACGAGTATATGAAATATTAGAGGTACAATAGTATCATGGCCTAAAACAATTCATTAATTTATTTTCTCATTAAAGAATAGTGGGTGGTCCGGTCCGAACCTGAGCTCTCCTCGAGTTTTGGGTCTAAGTTTGTAAGCCCGATAGAGTTGGTTTTGGGTCTAAAATAAATCAGATTTTTTATTGATCCAATCCGAGCCCGGCTCTGCTCACAAAATGATCAGGTCTGTTTGTCTTGCACATCCCTCCGTAGCAATCCAAAACACAATCAAGAATTCGTGCAGGGTAGCATTATATATAAAGGAAGGGAGGGAGGGAAATTGTTGCTAGGATAGAAAGGATGAGCATAAAGGAGAAGGCTGTAGAGCTTATTCTAATAGTAAATTTGTTAAACCGGATAGATGAGTTGTGCTGAAACAAGGTGTAGAAAAGTTAAGAAAATATAGGAGCATATATGCAATAGGGGTATGGTAGGTTTAGATTAGAGAAtacagaaaaagaaaaaagatttGGATATGATGAAAAATAAATAGGATACATTCACTGCTCATTAAGATTTCAATGCAAACTTAAATTAAATTATGAGTACTACTTTTGGTGGTACCTCACTCGCCTAGATATCCTTTAGAAACTCTAAGGATACTTTATCACCATGGAAAATGTACATTGCTTGTCAAAAAAATCAAATATAATCCTATTAAATATGTAAAATCTTTAAATATATTATGCAAAagcttttccttttcttttatacATTTATGTTCTGAAAAATATGACGATGAAAATCCATAGATGATATTTTGATATGTGCCATTAGAACAAAAGAAATAAATGATATGACTTAataaaactatttataataatttattttaaagTAAAAATGcatataataatataaaaaaCCTAGCCACCCGCGCTATTTGCGCGGACCATTATTCTCTAAAGAAAGCGTGTTGTATGTCTAAGCACTCCAGAATAGAAGACGTACGTGCAAGGCCAATCTTCACGTGTAACAGACTAACCGTGCAGAACTATGCGCACAGCGGAATCGTTCGCACTGTTAGAAGAGAAAACCAGTGTTTTTCATCTCTACTGAAAACGGGATTGAGTTTGATCTCGAGGTTTTGCATGAACATACAAAGCTCAAAAGagttctcaaaaaaaaaaaccaaaCTAGTCTAGCCTGCATGTACATGTCTCTTCCGGCCTGTCTACTGGACCTGCAGGCCTGGCCCATCTATCTACTCGACCGACAGAGCTCACAAGGCTTTAGTTAGGGTCATTTGTGGGAGATGGCCCATCTTGTAGTAATGAGTTTTCATAAGCCTAATTATAAAGTCATTTGGTTATAGTTTCACACTTGCAAATGTTCATCTGTTATATCGACGACCATATATGCATGTGGCATCTGCATGGATCTTCTATGCTAGTGTACAAACTCCACCATGTGTCCCGTGTCCTTTTCAAGTATGATCCATGGTGGCGTGTTGAGCTTGCTTCGTGTTGTTAATGAAATATCTGCATcacacttttttttttgaattaaACGGCAGGAGCGCTGCCAAATCATCACACGTTTTTTGTGTGGGGTGGGTGGGGCGACCATCGAATTGTCATTGTTGTGGGTGCAAAATTGACATCGATTGGTCATTTTCGGACTGAAATAGCTACGCTCCTTACCctgaatctctctctctctctctgcgcgCGCGGGTGTTGTGTGTTTTGAAGAAAAAAAACAGGTCTTGTCTCCCTAAGAGATGGGAAATTATTGATGTCTGATAATTTTTCCCTATGAATGGTGGATATTATTTTCACAGTATGCGTTGGATTAGGGAACACTGTATTTACATTTGAATACAAAGAGTAGTATCTGAATGTGTAAGctatttgatttttttttagaCGGACATTGCCCTGTCCCGTTTCGACAGATCGAAACGAGACATCAGGTTCTTGGCGTGTTTGAAATTTTTGTTATGTGGAAGTTTGCAAGGTGAGGGTATCGGTAAGTGTGCGATCAAGTTTGCTACCATTTTTTTTAAACGGAATCGGCGGGAGAGCTGCCCGTTGTATTTCTCCCGTCGGTTGTATTAATAAGAAGAGGGAAatctttcaaaaaaataagAAGAGTGAAAACCAGGAGGCTTCAGCACCGTACAATAGTTAGTACAAAGCAAGAAAAGTGTGGAGCACTTAAAACACGCATGTGGATTCACACTCTACCAATAAGGCGTGTCAGATGCTTCGCGCCGGCCACAGTAAACAACGATGCCTCATCTCTAATTTTTGCGGTCACCTCGAAAGAGGGTGCTTCTGTGCAGTTGAAAATGCAAGTGTTGTGCTCCAACCTCACTTCTCAGCATATAAGGATGACTAGGGATTTCAAACCTTTGCGCGGAACTCCTTGTGTCCCGGCCAATGATGACCACCACTCATGGACTGAGGCTATTTATTTTCAGTTTGTTGGGTGCAGCGGCGGTTCTGCCAACCAAGTAGAAATATCAGTCCAAATACGCCTGGTGAACCTACACTCGGAGAAGAGGTGCATTCCAGTCTCAGGAACCCTGTGGCAAAGAACACAAGCCAGGTTATGCGTCCAACCTCTCGCATGTAGTCTGTCCGCAGTCCAGATTCTATCTAGCCAACCGAAAAATTTGCATTTTGGAGGTGTTCAAGCCGACCAGATGATTTTGTTGAGGTTTGTGCCGATCACCCGTATGAATTGCGCATGTAAGCTGACCTTGTCGAGAAACCGTACTCGTTAAAATTCCATAATATTTCATCTTAGATGTGTGGCCTCAAGTTCATCTGTTGAACATTCTTCCAGAGTTGTACAAATTCCGCAAATAGCCATGCGGAGAAAGATGGGCGCAGGAGGTCCAAATCCATGATCCATGTGTTGCCTGTTAATACCTCTTATAGCGTtctattctttttctttgagATTGTTTAGACAGATGGTGCGTCCTTTGGACAGAGGCTCTGAATCCATGCGCTGCTTCAAAAGGATATTTTCTCTCCATTTCCAATTGCGATGGTTGTTGCTGCCGAAAAAGATGCTGGTCCGTTTCATTGCAAGGAAGTTTGCTAGCATTCGAGACTCGTATTTAGTCGCTGTAATAATGAAATTAAAAGCTGAAAGATATGATGACCTGCAATGCAACCAAGGATTTGCTATCTAGCACGCGAGGACGATGGTAAACTGCATGTGTGAGGTTGCTGGCAGGCATTGCCGTTGTTGAGAGAGGGGACGGGACATTATACCTGCTGCTTGTTGGCTGCTTTATTTCGTTGGATGTATATGCCTGAGAGTCTTGAGATAAAATCTAGCTGATGTGTGTATCATCAGATCATCAGTCACCATGCACAGAAATGAAGGACGGCGTCGTGTTATATAGCAGTCAACCAAACGGTACACGGAAGCAGTCTTGGAAGCGAACTTGCTTGGAGTCGTCGGTTCATCTCGGCACGTCAATTGATCCGATCCTTGAGCAATACGGAACCATCAGTTAGTATTGTGATAGAGGCCTGATCGAGGCTGTAACTCTCTGCTCACCTGCTAGCTGTATTCTGACGTAATACAAGGTTTTAGCTTAACATGACCTGCTGCAAACTGAGCAGAGGACCCCTCTAACGCCCTGCCTATATATGCCctgcctatatatatatgtatatatatatatatatgtatatatatatatgtatatatatatatataacacaCACCCTAGCTATCTATCATATCAACTCACTCGACACATGCACCGTGCAAGAGAATCGAACACTTCTCGTTTCAATCAACTAGCTAGCTAGGTAATTAATACAGTGATAATCAGCTGTTTGCCGCGTTCCGATGGAAACGGATCTTCTTCTAGCTGTTGTCATGTGTGTGACGGCCCTGATCGCCGCTTGGTGGTTCCACCTGCTCCTCAAATGGAGCAGCGGCGGCCATCGACGCCGACGGTGCGAGCTCACGCTGCCACCTGGCTCGATGGGCCTTCCTCTCCTTGGGGAGTCCCTTGAGTTCTTCGCCCGGATCCCATCGCTTCAGGTTGTGCCCTTCTTCAAGAGACGACTGGAGAGGTACGTAATGCATGGTATCGTGAATCTAATCTTGTGGGTGCCCAGTTTACAGATAGATGTGATTAATTAAATTAAGTACACGCCTTCGATCGATTTCCAGGTATGGTCCTGTTTTCAAGACCAACTTGATAGGCAAAGACATGATCGTATCCCTTGACCCTGAGCTCAACAGCTACGTGCTCAAGCAAGACAACAGGGCCTTCCAAATCTGGTACCCGGAGTCACTCAAGCGGATCCTCGGTGCCGTTCTCGAGGTCACATCCTCCGAGTCCTTGCACAAGCGCATGAGGACCATGGTCCTCCGTGTCTTTGGCCCAGAAAACCTCAGGCTGGTGCTGCTCCGTGATGTGCAGGGAGCTGCTCGCAGCAACCTCAGCTCGTGGGCTGATAGGCCAAGCATTGAGCTCAAAGAGGCTGTCTCAAgtgtatgcatgcatgcatgctccGGGCTTTATATcttctatctatctatctatctgtCTATCTATCTATGTCAGTTTCTTTTTCCAAAAATTAAAGACGATATTTTGTGCAGATGATATTCAGTGTTACTGCAAAATTGCTGATCAACTACGATGCGTCCACGTCATCAGCAGGAGAGCTGTGGAAACATTATGATGCATTCACCAACGGACTAATGTCATTTCCAGTGAACATCCCTGGAACAGCGTTTTATAAATGTCTAGAGGTACGGCACACATATACTAACAAATGTGAAATCATGGTAAATCGATCAACTACTTTGCACAATCTTGCCCATTTTCTCCTTTTTTCCCCTTTCGTTTAGaacaatcttcttcttctctatTGGACTCTCACCTAGAATAATTTCATCAGTAGCTAATTAAGAGTCTGCCTTCAAAAAAAATAATATTTCGATACTAGGGACGCAAGAATATAATGGAGGCTTTGAAACACATGCTTGATGAGAGGAAGAAGGCAGCAGAAAGGCGAGAAACGATGGATTTCTTGGATCTTGTGGTTGATGAGTTAAAGGAGAAGCCTGTGCTAGACGAGGACTTTTGTTTGGATGTATTGTTTGGGCTGCTCTTTGCTAGTATCCATACGACATCAACCGCACTAACTGCAGCACTCAAGTTTCTGACAGACAACCCTAAAGCACTACAAGAACTAGCAGTAAGTAAATGCATATATACTCTTTGTCCCATGCAAAATTTCTTTGTTCGAACTAATAAACAATTataagaagaaaggggtttaaAGACCGGATCTGCTGGTTCCCCTGAAAAAGAAAGAGTGACTCTAAGGTCGCCAACATATACACATGTGACACTTGGCAGGAGGAAAATGAGCATATCAGCAAAGGAAGGGTCGGTGCCAGTTCAGAAATCACATGGGAAGAATACAAGTCCATGAAATTCACCTCTAATGTAAGTTAGAACTGGAGCACTCATTTTCATCAGCTTACAACTATATAGAAAACAAGGATCCAAGGATATGTAACCAATATAGTGGCTTTTTATGACAAAGGTGGTGCTCTTATCTATGATATGATATGTCTGCATTGTAGGTTATACACGAATCACTAAGGCTAGCCAACATCGCCCCCATGTTATTCAGGAAAGCAAACCAAGATGTTCACATGAAAGGTGCTTTACCACAACGTTTCGGCAATTAAGCAAAATTCTTCTGGGAAATATGTGAATGGATGTATATTTGCATGTCACTTTCCAATTGATGTTTTAAAAATTCGTGTTTCTTGAAGGCTACACTATTCCAGAGGGATGGACAGTAATGATTTGCCCCCTGGAAACTCATCTGAATCCAATTACTTATACAGACCCCAACATATTCAATCCATGGAGATGGAAGGTTTGTAAAATTATTATCAGGAAGTAAATGTTGACCTCCAGGAAACTGCACACTCGATGGGACACATGTTCTATAATTTTTAAGCTTAAATTAGTATTATGGCTTTTATTGTAATTAAATACGCTCATATGCAGGATATTTCCGAGCCTATTGGAGGCTCCAAGGATTTTCTTGTCTTTGGATTGGGACTGAGGTACTGTCTTGGTGCTGACTTTGCAAAGCTTCAGATTGCGACGTTCCTCCACTGCTTAGTTACTAATTACAGGTACTATAACTACAAAAATTGTGATCTACACTGatatatttttatttataaaaagCAAGGCTCCCAAGTAATAATTTCTTTAACCTTCTCGTATCAACAGGTGGGAAGTGGTCAGTGGAGGGGACATGGTGCTTTCTCCCGCACTTTCATTTCCTAATGGCTTTCATGTGAAACTTATAAAAAAACTTGAATTTGTTATGAGACACTACAAATAAGTCCTGATTAAAATGGAACTTTCTCGATTATGCAAACAAGAGAGAATTCATGTAGGTTTGATGGTTGTGCCGAGCCTTAGCTCGATGTTGGATTATATATAGTATAAGGTTTGGAGTCTTCAAGAGATGACATGGTATGCATTACATGACTGGTTACAAATTGTAAACTATCGAATCTGAAGGTACCAATAAATTGTGCTTAATTGGTTTTTGAAATTGAAGCGTTCATGTCATTGTCATTACTACATATATACCATAGTTTAATTAAGTGTTTGTGTATTGGATTATTTCTTTCTTGTAAGGGTTGTCGATGCTGTTGTTGTAGAAATAAAACtttattttagaaaaaaaacaTTGCCATTGGTCGAGCAAATATGTTGTATCATGAATTCAGGATGCCCATGCGGATATTAACATGATCGTACTTGACAATCCTTTTGTTGACGTTGACCTTTGAGTCCCAACTTCAATCAAATGAGGATAGCTCACATCAACCTACTATGCCAAGAAATTCTAACAAGTATTAGCAATAGTGTGCAGATAAAGAGATGGTGCTGACAAGACCACCATATATCATCTGTCACATGCATAGCCCATGTCTTTCTGCTTGTATGCTGCTGCTTGTTCAGCATCTCAAAATACAAGTTTTTTTTAAGCCAGGTTTCTCCCTCATCAATTCTGAAATTTTGAAGTGTCGTTCCCCTCTCAATTTTCCTTTTGCGTGAATTTTTCATTTCCTTCTGTGACCACCATGCACCACACAATGCAGCCGTTAAGAAATAATGACCATTCCATGGTACCACTTCAAGTAGAAATTTCTTAACGATAACATCTCAAGCAGAAATTTTACCTTCTTTATTTTCTACCATGAGTGCATTGACAATTTCATGAAGAGTGGCACGTAGGCGTCCTTGGAGTAGTTCATGCGTAGAGCTTTGGTCTCGAATCTTGAGGGTTCAGGAGAAGGTGGAGGGGCTGCAGGGCCTCATCGACGGCCGAGGACGGTGCGCTGCGGCCATGTGCCCGGGCTTGCGTAGTCTGCTTGTGCCGACGACTGTGCTCGGCGAGGGGACCGGCTGTGCGTGGGGGGTCCTGGAGATGCAGGCGCAAGCTAGGTCGGCAAGCTGGCCACGATGACAGCGACGCTTTCTTGCACCACGTCCCTATGTCCCTCTCTAGAGACATTGTCAGGGCGTTTCCAGACCCCAGATATCTCCTGCAATAGCCGGTGGATCTCCGGATGAAAATCCAATCCTGACTTGTTTCATGAGGCGGCGATGGCGTCTTCCATGTCGTTTTCTTTCTAGAGCATCACCTTGAAGATCCTTCGGTCTGGCTTTATTATCTCAGCAGCATCAGACGATTCGAACATTAAATTTCTAAGAATATAACGACTGATGTGATGGTTTGATGCTACGATAAGACTCTGCAAGGATAAAACGTGAATAAAGAAAAAGATTGAAGCTTAATCTTTTAGTTTTCTtcctttgttttagagtttttTCTTGTATTTTCGAAATTCTCATTTGAGATTTAGAGACTAAGAATTCTTGGCTATATATATCTAGCATGTGGACATGGCGTGACCTCGCCGGTGGTTTACTTGTTGTGGTGGTTGTCTTCTAGTCACTTTCATCGTGTAGATAGGTAGTGTTATTGTTGCAGTGGTTCTCTATTAATGCACAATCAGACATATCTCATTAAATTAACATTGAATCCCAGAAAACCTATTATCCATCTTTAATATGCTATTCTAATATTTTGCGAGACTAGATTTAACATTTCATTATACTGACACCATTTTGAAATCATGTACAAAAACATGCTGCCTGATGAATGATGAGTTTAAGGCCAGAAGCTATTGCTTAGTGAACCTTAGGAACTAAAGCTAACCAAGGTTCGGTTCATATCAATCTTCAGGAGTACCTCGTAGAGCTTGAAGGGAACGAGGCAGAGCGTGAGGCCTCCCCCCACGCGCTCCTCCTctccgcgcctccgccgcctcccctgggcttcggccccgccgccggccgccgcgcagcTGCGAGAGAAGGAGATGAACCGGGTCAGGAACGTGGCGCGCCGGCGGGCGTGGGACGCACATGCCAACATAAGCAGGATGACAAAAAGAGACCAGACAGTTCTCATACTTCTCCATCGTAGTATGACAAAGTATACCTTCACAGGGATTGAGATGTACAGTATCATCTAACAACAGACCAGACAGTTCTCAAACTTCTCCATCGTAGGATGACAAACTCACAACTGTGGAGTACCCATGGATTGGTCACCTTACGGATGAACGTCAACAAATAGGATAACTTTTGACTCAGAAGCACCGATTGCTTTTGGATAGCTAGATGGATGGAGACAACCTCAGAACTTACGTCGCATTTAGTTTGGATCGCATTTGCGTCATAAATCAGTCAGTTTTCCTGGGAAAGTCAAGCGCACCGATAGGTTGACAGAGAAACCAGgactcctttttttttctttttgaacgATAAATGGCAGGTGCTCTGCATTTGTATTAAAAGGAGGAAACAAATTACAGAACGAAGTTACAATTTACAGAGAGAAGGAAATGAAAAAAGATTTTAAAAAATAACTGTACAAAGCAACAGAAGCATCAGAAGAAGAACTAATGTTTACAGAAT from Panicum hallii strain FIL2 chromosome 3, PHallii_v3.1, whole genome shotgun sequence encodes:
- the LOC112885086 gene encoding cytochrome P450 87A3-like; the encoded protein is METDLLLAVVMCVTALIAAWWFHLLLKWSSGGHRRRRCELTLPPGSMGLPLLGESLEFFARIPSLQVVPFFKRRLERYGPVFKTNLIGKDMIVSLDPELNSYVLKQDNRAFQIWYPESLKRILGAVLEVTSSESLHKRMRTMVLRVFGPENLRLVLLRDVQGAARSNLSSWADRPSIELKEAVSSMIFSVTAKLLINYDASTSSAGELWKHYDAFTNGLMSFPVNIPGTAFYKCLEGRKNIMEALKHMLDERKKAAERRETMDFLDLVVDELKEKPVLDEDFCLDVLFGLLFASIHTTSTALTAALKFLTDNPKALQELAEENEHISKGRVGASSEITWEEYKSMKFTSNVIHESLRLANIAPMLFRKANQDVHMKGYTIPEGWTVMICPLETHLNPITYTDPNIFNPWRWKDISEPIGGSKDFLVFGLGLRYCLGADFAKLQIATFLHCLVTNYRWEVVSGGDMVLSPALSFPNGFHVKLIKKLEFVMRHYK